TCGGGACCAGGCGGCCGTGTCGTAGCGCGGCCGCCGCCGGGTACGGATGCAGCAGTTCCAGTCAACGCGTGGCCGCCCTCCCCGGCACCGGCTACAGTTGAAGCAACCGGGCTGCACCACGCGACCCGGGAGGCGCCGGCAACCGCGGACTGGAATCATTGCCATGCATGAACCCTCGGTTCGTCTGTGCGAGGGGCCCGAGGGCGCGCGCATCGCCTTCGCAAGCCTCGGGCGCGGTCCACCACTGGTGCTCGTCCCGGGCTGGCTGTGTCACCTCCATGAGCTCTGGACGCACCCCGCAGCGGCGAGCGCCCGCCGGAAACTCACCGCCGTGCATCAGCTCACCTGGTACGACCGCCTCGGCTGCGGGCTGTCGGACCGTCAGGGATTTGCCCTGACGCTGGAGAACGATGTCCAGCAACTGACCGCGGTGATGGATGCCGCGGGGATCGAGCGCGCCAGCCTGATCGGTTATTCCTTTGGCGGCCCGCCGGCGGCGGTCTTCGCCGCACGCCACCCGGAGCGGGTGCAACGCCTCGTCTTCTGCTCCGCGTTCGCCCGGGGCAGCGCCATCACCACCAGGGAGCGCCTGGAGGCCCTCAAGCAGGTGGTGCACATGAACTGGAACGTGGGCTCCCGGACCCTGGCGGCAATGCTGGTGCCCAACGGGGGTGCCCGCGAAATGCAGTGGTACGGTCGCTTCCAGCGTATGGCGGCATCCTCCGGGATGGCAGCGCAATTGCTGGACCACCTGTGGACCATGGACGTGCGCGACGTCCTCCCGGCCCTGACCATGCCCGTTCTGGTCGTGCACAACCGGGGCGATCGTGCAGTGCCGCTCAGCGCTGGCCATGAAATCGCCGCGCTTGTGCCGGGCGCGCAGTTCGAGGCCCTGGACGGCAATGAACACGACCCGTTCATCCGCGACTCCGGCTCGCTGGTCGACCTCATCCTGCACTTCCTCGCCGGCCGGCCACCCGGCGCGGAGCACCACGCGCCCACCCCCGGGGGCGAGCTCAGCAGCCGCGAGCGCGAAGTGCTGCAGCACATCGCGGAAGGCGCCTCGAACAAGGCCATCGCAACGGCGCTCGGCATCTCTGTCGGCACGGTGGAGCGCCACGTCAGTCACATCTACAGCAAGCTGCCCGCCCACGGCCGCGCCGACCTGGCACTGCGGGCCGTGAAGCTGGGCCTGGTCTCTCCGGCCCCCTGATTACGCGCCATGCCGGTTTTCCGGCATCGCCCCCTGCGGGGTTGCCGCGATGCGGTGCGGTGTGGCGCCCGTCTAGACTCCCTGAACACATCACCTCTCGCGCTCATCCAGACCATGGGAGATGCATCATGGCGACCTCTTCGGAACACGCAGACAACACGACTGCACGGGGTTACGCACTGGAAGGCACGCTACTGGAAATCTGCTCCTGCGGCGCCCCCTGCCCCTGTTTCATCGGCGAGGACCCGGACGGTGGCGCGTGCTACGGGGTCATCGCATTCAACCTGGAGCGCGGGGTCGTCGAGGGCGTGGACGTCTCCGGTCTGACGGTGGTCAACGTTGCCGTCATCCCCGGTAATGCCCTGGCCGGGCAGTGGCGCGTCGTGCAACTGGTGGACGAGCGCGCCTCGGTCGCCCAGCACGAGGCACTGCTGCGGGCGTTCTCCGGCGACCTGGGCGGCCCGCTCGCCGATCTGGCCGGTCTCGTGGGAGAACTGGTGGCCGTGGAACGCGCCCCGGTGTCCCACGGGGCCGAGAACGCATCGGGCCACCTGCGGGTGGACGGCATGGTGGACGCGGCACTGGAGCCAATCGTCGCGTCGCCGGACGGCGCCCAGGCCACGCTCCACGGCAGCCCCTTCTCCACGGTCGCCGGCGCCCCCGCCTACGTGGGCAAGTCGCGCACGTTCCGCGTGAACCTGCCCCGGTACGGCATGTCCTGGTCATTCGA
The Aquisalimonas asiatica genome window above contains:
- a CDS encoding alpha/beta fold hydrolase, encoding MHEPSVRLCEGPEGARIAFASLGRGPPLVLVPGWLCHLHELWTHPAAASARRKLTAVHQLTWYDRLGCGLSDRQGFALTLENDVQQLTAVMDAAGIERASLIGYSFGGPPAAVFAARHPERVQRLVFCSAFARGSAITTRERLEALKQVVHMNWNVGSRTLAAMLVPNGGAREMQWYGRFQRMAASSGMAAQLLDHLWTMDVRDVLPALTMPVLVVHNRGDRAVPLSAGHEIAALVPGAQFEALDGNEHDPFIRDSGSLVDLILHFLAGRPPGAEHHAPTPGGELSSREREVLQHIAEGASNKAIATALGISVGTVERHVSHIYSKLPAHGRADLALRAVKLGLVSPAP
- a CDS encoding DUF1326 domain-containing protein — protein: MATSSEHADNTTARGYALEGTLLEICSCGAPCPCFIGEDPDGGACYGVIAFNLERGVVEGVDVSGLTVVNVAVIPGNALAGQWRVVQLVDERASVAQHEALLRAFSGDLGGPLADLAGLVGELVAVERAPVSHGAENASGHLRVDGMVDAALEPIVASPDGAQATLHGSPFSTVAGAPAYVGKSRTFRVNLPRYGMSWSFDGRNTIQTAWHMEHRP